CTCGAATGTTATTATACATTAATGAAAGTCCGTATTTTGCATGAAGCAGATTGTCGTTTTTCATTAATCTTGAATTATAGGTAAAACCCCATTCGTAGAAATGCGAGCCTATAAAACTATAATTTGAATCCTGTAGTTTTCCGTCGACCATAGTGTTGTTTAAACCCATCGCAAACACAAACTGCGATGTTGTTCTTTTTTCGCCATGAATAGAATCTTTATGCTGTTTTGGAGATTTCCAGCGAATCATATACACTCTCGAAGAATCTTCTTTGATTTTTCCGTCGACTTTTTCTGCACTAAATCGTTTAGTTCGTTTTGAGCCAAAGTAATTTTCTCTTCCATAATTACTGCTCTAGCTTCTGCCAATTCTTTTTTACGCTTATCGGCCTGTTCCTGTGTAATTTTTCCTTCTGATAACTGAACATTTACTGCTTCAACTTCTTCCTTTAAAGCTTCTTTTTCTTCTTTTGTAATCTTCTCAATTTTATTGGCTATTCTTTTTGTTTCAGATTCGAAAGTTTCTTGTCCCAGAACTTTGCTTACAAATAAGAAAACGAGGATTACGAGGTAAATGGTAAAATTTTTCATGATTGATTTTTTTTATTGATTGTGATTGATGATATTTTTTAATTGTGAATGGTTAATTGTGAATGGTTAATTGTGAATGGTTAATTGTGAATTCTATCTCCCCCGGATTAAAATCCGGCGCTACGATATGGATCGTTCCTTCGGAACTTTAAATCTATATTTTTTATTCTTGCTCTCTTTTTTCTTTCTTCTTTCTTCTTGCTTCTTACTTCCTGCTTCCTGCTTCCTGCTTCTAAAAATCTAGCCTTACTCCTGCTGATTTCTATTCGCTAAAGCAACTTTTACCGTTTGGTAGTTTTTATTGACTTTTGTGATTACTTTTTCCCGAAACGAAAGTTCAAGTTCACCATCGACCTGATTAAGCAAATCGGCTGCATTTACTCTTACTTTTGCTTTTTTTACCGGATTTTCTGCTAAAACTTTATTCTCGGCCGTTTCTAATAATTGGTCTACATTTTCTTTTTTAGAATTTTCGGCAACTGCACTTTGATTGTTGATTGATTGTTTTTCCTGATTATTGATGATTGAAGACTCCTCTATTTGATTTGATTCATTTTTACTAGTTTTATTTAGTGTTTGATTAAAGTTGTTTTCTTTTTTATTTGATTTTTGATTTGAAGTTTCTGTCAAAGCTTTTTCAACAATTACTGTTTCAGCCTGAACTGAATCAGCTTTATTTAAGATTGGTTTTGTAACAGAATTTGTTTTAATATTTTCTTCGATTACAACACTTTTAACAACTTCAACTGAATTTTTCTTTTGATTGAAAAAGAAAGTTCCAACCAATAAAAAACCAATAATACTCGCAGCTATATAAAACCATTTTTTATTTTTCTTTGGCTTTTTTTCTTCGGCGATACTCAACATAGCGTCTAATCGATCCCAGGCTTTTTCACTAGGTTCAATTTTGCGTTGATTTAATTTTTCACGGAAATCCTTTTCAAAATTATTCGGTTCCATTATCTTGTTTTTTTAAAATAGTAATTTGTGTTTGCAGCATTTTCCTGGCGTGCGATAATTGCGATTTCGATGTTCCTTCATTAATTCCTAACATCTTGGCAATTTCATTGTGTTTATATCCTTCGATGGCGTATAAATTGAAAACCATTTTATAACCATCTGGCAGAGCATCAATTAAAAACTGAATTTGTTCTACCGTAAACTGGCTGTCGATTTCATTAAAACTTTCTTCTGTAAAAAATTCATCTTCGGCAAAACTTACTTTTTTCTGAACTCTTAAATACGAAATACATTCGTTAACCATAATTCTCCGAATCCAGCCTTCGAAACTTCCTTTGTGTTCAAAGTTTTTCAGATTGGTAAAGGCTTTCATAAAAGCGGTTATCATTACATCTTCTGCCAGCTGAATATCTTTTATATATTGTCGGCAAACGCTTAACATTTTCGAAGAATATTTACCGTAAATCTGCTGCTGCGCCTGACGATTGTTTTCGACAGCCAGCTTTATGATTTTGGTTTCTTCTTGATGTAAATGAATAATTTTCATTAATACGCTTTCGGTTTGGTTTTGGTTTTAGAAACAGACTTCTATTAGCATAGACGCATAGAGTTTTGAAATGGTTGCATGGGGAGAAAAATTTTCAATAAAAAAAATCAAAATCCCAATAAAACAAAAATAGATAACTGATTTACAACAAAGTAAACCAATTATCTAATTAATAAATTTTCTGATTTTCTAATTAAAGAAACTATTTCTTTCTCTCAATTACATAATTCACCATCAAAGTAAGAGCTGATTTAAACTCAGAATCTGGATAGTTTTCTAAAAGAGAAAGCGCTTCCTGCTGGAATTCGACCATTTTGTTTTCGGCGTAAGCCAAACCATTATTATTTTTTACAAAGGCAATAACTTCTTTTACGCGTTTTTTGTCTTTGTTGTGGTTTTTGATGGAGTTTATCAACCACTTTTTTTCCTGCGGAGTACAAGTATTTAAAACGTGAATTAAAGGCAAAGTCATTTTTTGCTCTTTAATATCGATTCCGGTTGGTTTTCCGATGGCTTCTTCGCTATAATCAAATAAATCATCTTTGATTTGAAATGCCATTCCGATTAGTTCACCAAACTTTCGCATATTTTCAACCTGAATTTCATCTTCAATTACAGCTTTCGCGCCAAGCGCACAACAAGCCGCAATAAGTGTTGCTGTTTTTTTTCTGATGATTTCGTAGTAAACATCTTCGGTAATATCAAGTCTGCGGGCTTTTTCTATTTGAAGTAATTCTCCTTCGCTCATTTCGCGAACGGCAACCGAAATAATTCTCAACAAATCAAAATCACCATTATCGATAGAAAGTAATAAGCCTTTTGAAAGTAAATAATCTCCAACCAAAACTGCAATTTTATTTTTCCAAAGCGCATTTATGGAGAAAAATCCGCGGCGTCGATTACTATCGTCTACCACATCATCATGAACCAAAGTTGCGGTATGAATCAATTCGATAACCGAAGCACCACGATACGTTCTTTCGTTTACGATTCCGCCAGAAACCATTTTTGCGGTTAGAAAAACAAACATCGGACGCATCTGTTTTCCTTTTCTGTTTACAATATAATAGGTAATTCTGTTGAGCAGCGCAACCTTTGAAGTCATCGATTCGTGAAACTTTTTTTCAAAAAGTTCCATCTCGGTAATAATAGGCTGTTTTATTTGTGAAGTAATATTCATTTCGATTTCAAATATACTATTTTAAATAAAAAAACGTTGTCTATTTTATGTTAGTATATCAACAAATATGTACTAATTTAAAAAAAACAATCCAAAAACACCTCAATCTAATACTAATTTGAATTCATTGATTAAAAGTAAAACCAAAAAAACTATTTATTATGAAAACAAAATTTTTATTAATTGGAACATGTGTCGCTTTATCACTCATTACAAGTTGTAATTCTGATGAAAACACAAACGACGGAACAAGTAAAACAATTACAAACGACGAAATTATTGCGAATGCAAAAATAGATGCCTCAATTGATGATGTTACAAATATCGCCGAAGAACAATTCACTTCGCAGGTAAACGTAAACAGCAAACCTACCGGAAATGTAAAACACTTTTTACCAGAATGTGCTGTTATAACAACAGTTCTTACCAATAATACGTTTACAAAAACTGTTGATTTTGGCGTTGAAGGCTGTACGCTTGAAAACGGAAATACGGTAAAAGGTAAAATGGTAATTTCATTTTCTAATGACTTTTCATCGTCTACGCAGACTATCAGTTATACATTTGAAGGGTTTTATCATAATGGTAAAAAACTTCAGGGAAGCAAAAGCATTATTCGTACTGTAAAAGCAACCGATTTACTTGCTGAAGCGCATCCGGTTTCGATCGCTGCGATTGATTTGACTATTACTTTTGATGATGGAAGTATTTACAGCCGAAAAGGTTCTTTGGTAAAAGAAATGACCGCCGGCTACAATACCTGGTTCAATTGGGATGATAATGTATTTGTAGTTACCGGAAGCGGCACCACAACTTTACCAAACGGAGATACTTATTCGGCAGAAATTACCACCCCATTAGAATTTAAAGCTTCCTGCAAAAAATCTTTTGCTGTAAAAGGAGTTGTATCGATTACTAAAAACGAAGCTACGGCTGTTATTGATTATGGCAATGGAGATTGCGACACAATGGCTTCTGTAACCAAAGATGGTGTTACTGAAGAAATTGATTTGAAAAAATAGAATCCCTTTTTGCCCACAAAAAAAGCATTAAAAACAAGTTTCACCCTTGTTTTTAATGCTTTTTTATTTACCTGCCAAATGTCCCTACGGGACATTTTTATTGTCGCTATTTTTGTTCTACCGACGAGATATTCCTAACGGAATATTTATCTCGGAGAGATTAAATATCGGTAGCAAAAAAATAACGTAATCCGCACTTTTGTCCCGTAGGGACTATACTTCAGCTTCTTTGTTCGCCAATTGACCGCAGGCAGCATCAATATCTTTTCCACGGCTGCGGCGTACTTTTACTACAACGCCAATATTTTCTAATGCTTTTATATAAGCCATAATGGATTCTTCTGAAGCTTGTTGAAATTCTCCGTCATCAATTGGATTGTATTCAATTAAATTGACTTTACATGGAACATATTTACAGAATTTCACTAAGGCGTCAACCGAAGCTTTATCATCATTAATTCCTTTCCAAACCACATATTCGTACGAAACTTTACTTTTGGTTTTTCTATACCAGTATTCTAATGCTTCTCGTAAATCTTTTAAAGGAAAGTTTTTACTGAAAGGCATAATCTTCGCGCGGGTTTCATCAATTGCCGAATGCAGCGAAACTGCCAATTTGAATTTTACTTCATCATCGGCCATTTTCTTTATCATTTTAGGAATTCCTGATGTCGAAAGCATAATACGTTTTGGAGACATTCCTAAACCTTCAGGTGATGTTACCATTTCTATTGCTTTAATGACATTATTGTAGTTCATTAAAGGCTCTCCCATTCCCATAAAAACAATATTCGAAAGCGGGTGATTGTGATACAAACGGCTTTCTTTATCGATTGCCAAAATCTGATCGTAGATTTCTCCCGGTTCCAGATTTCGCATTCTTTTTAATCTTGCAGTCGCACAGAAATTACAATCTAAACTACATCCTACCTGACTTGAAACACAAGCCGTCGTTCTGGTTTCAGTAGGAATCAAAACAGATTCTACTACTAATCCATCATGCAGGCGTACGGCATTTTTTACCGTTCCATCATTACTTCTCTGCATGGTATCAACCTTAATATGGTTGATCACAAAATTTTCTTCGAGCATAGAACGTGTTGTTTTGGCAACATTTGTCATATCCTCAAAACTATGTGCTCCTTTGCTCCAAAGCCATTCATAAACTTGATTTCCACGGAAAGCTTTGTCATTATTTGCGACAAAAAAATCTCGTAACTGATCTTTTGATAAGGCTCTTATGTCTTTTTTCTCAATTTGCATGCTGCAAAGTTAATCACTTTTGTCATTTTTTTGACCGATTCTTAAATTAAACCTTTACTATACTGATTTAATAAAACTCTGAGCATGATTTTTATCATTTAATTTGGGTTGTCTCCTTGATAATTTTGATACAAGAAAATAAGGTTAGTTCACAACCACATTCAGGAACTGGCCAAATTAAAATAACCTATACTTTATCAAGATGAAAACAATTAAATCAATCCTAGTAACCGTATTTATTACCATATTCTCTTTTCAATTAAATGCACAAAGAACTTATACTATAGTTGATTCTAAATCGACTTTTGAAGTTGCCGGAACTTCTACTGTTCATGACTGGACCATGAGATCAACAGAGGGAACCGGCATTGCCAATTTAACTGTCAAAGATTCTAAGCTGACAGCCATAAACAGCCTTACTATTTCATTATTAGCAGAAAGCCTAAAAAGCGGCAAAACGAGTATGGATGAAGTAGCTTATGAAGCTTTAGATACACAAACTCACAAAAGCATTGATTATACTTTAAAATCTGCTGAAAAAATTAATGACTCTACCTGGATTCTAACCGGAACTTATACCGTAGCAGGCGTTAGTAAAGAATACAAAACTCAGGTAAAAGTAACGACCAGCAATACCGTTATTATTTTGCAGGGATCTAACCAAATTACTTTTGGCGATTTTGAAATGACACCTCCAAAGGCTGCTCTTGGCGTCGTAAAAGCCGGAAAAGATCTGACTATAATTTTCAATATTTCTCTAGGTCAGGTAAATCAAATTTCAGATTTATAGCCCCAATTTACTTTCAAAAAATTATTTCTTCAAAAAATCAAAACTTGATTTTAGGGCATCATTCTATGCAAAAAAATTGAAAACGTTGTAGTTATTAAATACTTATTTAATAAAATTTTAACAATGATTTTTATCATGTGATCCCCTAAAATATTGGCTGATCTTTGAATCAAGTTAAAAAAAACATTCTAATGCAGAATGAGATTGGCCAATTTGTTAACTTATTTTTCATAATAAAAACATGACAAAAATGAAAACTATTAAAATAAAACTATTTGCAATTGTAATCGTTTTTTTTGGAATTACAACATTTGCTACAGCACAAAAATCTTATGCTTTAGATGGCAAATCTACCTTTTCAGTTGCAGGAACTTCAACGTTACATGATTGGGAAATGAAATCGGCTTCAGGAACCGGAACAGCAAATTTTACAATTGCTAATTCTAAATTAACTGACATTGAATCTTTATCAATAAGTCTTTTGGCTGAAAGCGTGAAAAGCGAGAAAAAAAGCATGGACAAAGTAGCCTATGAAACTTTAAAAACAGATAAAAATAAAAACATCAAATATGTTTTAAAATCTGCCGAAAAAGTAAATGAAACAACTTGGGAATTAACAGGAACATATACAATAGCAGGCGTTAGTAAGGTGTATAAAACTACTGTAAAAACCACTGTTACAAAAGACGGATTGAACATGCAGGGATCTAACAAAATCACTTTTGCAGACTTTGGAATGAAATCACCAACTGCTTTGCTTGGCACAATCAAAACAGGACAGGATTTAACCATAAAATTTAATTTAAACTTTAATTTATAAAAGCCATGAAAAGGATATATATATTATGTCTGACATTAGTCAGTACACTTGCTGTGGAGGCTCAGGTAAGTTTTGGCCATATTCAAAACCAAATTCCAAGAGGCCAAAAAGGAATTAATCAATTTGATGTAAAAAAAGACACTGTAGCTTATAAAGGTTTAAGTGTAGATATAGGAGCGGCTTTTGCACTTCAATTTCAGGCTTTAAACTCTTTTAATGATCAAAAAAATCTAGCAACAGCACCTAGTTATAGATTAAATAATTTAGAAAATAACTTTAATTTACCAAATGCAAACTTTACAATTGGCGCACAGTTATATGATGGTGTTCGTGTAAACTTAGATGTTTATCTGGCTTCTAGACACCACAATGAAACATGGGTAAAAGGCGGTTATTTGCAAATTGACAAGCTTGACTTCATTAAAAAAGATTTCCTTGCTGATTTCATGAAATATACAACCATCAAAATTGGTCAGATGGAAAATAACTACGGTGATGCACACTTTAGAAGATCTGATAACGGAAATGCTTTTATGAATCCATTCGTTGGAAATAATATAATGGATGCATTCATTACAGAAATGGGAGCTGAAATTTATTACAACAGATCAGGTTTTGTGAGTATGATTGGAGTTACAAATTCAAAACTAAATCAAAACGTACAGGAAATTGTTCAGGCTTCTGCTACTCCGGCAAAACCGGACAACAATACGACCATAAGCCCTTCTATTCTTGCAAAACTTGGATGGGACAAACAGATTAATGATGATTTAAGAATTAGAGTAACGGGATCATATTATCATACAGCAAATTCTAGTGGTAATTTATATGCTTCTGACAGAGCTGGAAGCCGTTTCTATGGAGTAATGAGCCATTCTGAATATAATATTATTGATCCGGCTACTGGGACACCTATTAATACGGTTGCAAACAACTTTGATCCAACGGCTAATAAAGATACGGGAAGATTTAATCCTGGATACGGAAACTGGGCAACATCATATATGGTAAACCCTTTTATTAAATACAAAGGTCTTGAGTTTTTTGGAACCTTAGAATTTACCTCTGGAGGCGATTATAAAGGAACAGATGATACTCGTAAAGTAAATCAATATGTTGGGGATATTGTTTATCGATTTGGCGAAAATGAAAGATTTTATATTGGAGGAAAATACAATCTGGTTGACGGAAAATTAGCAAATGCAAACGCAGAGGCAATCCAGATTAACAGATTTGAAGCCGCAGCCGGGTGGTTTATGACTAAAAATGTTTTGGCAAAATTAGAATACGTAGATCAAAATTATAAAAACTTCTCTCAATTTAATGGAGCAACTCCTAATGATCTTTTCGGCGGAAGTTTTAAAGGATTAATGTTTGAAGCAGTAATTTCATTCTAATAATGTACAACAGGTTTATTTTTTTAATTATGGGTTTAGCCGCTTTCCTTTTATTAGGAAGCGCTAAGCCCTCTTTTTTAGCAGAAGATGAAGCCTTAGTAATAAATAAAATTAAAATAGAAATTACAGGGACATCAACTGTTGGCAAATACAATTGTTCGAATATTTTTACGGCAAAAGATACCGTTTATGTAAACTCTTTAAAAAAAGACATTTTTAATACCGCAATCAAAATGTCAAACTTTGATTGCGGCAATAAGATAATGACTAAAGATTTACAGGGAACTGTAAAAGTGAAGCAATTTCCTAACAGCACTGTTTGCATTACAGATGTAAAATCATGTGGGAAAAATTACAAATGCCGCTTAAACTTTTACATTACAGATAAAACCTTAAAATACAAAGACTTTATTCTATATAATTCTGATGATAAAATCCAGGGAACTCTTAATTTGAAATTTTCAGAAATTGGTCTTGAACCACCAGTAAAAATGGCTGGTTTAATAAAAGTAAAAGATGATATCGTAATAAATTTCAGCTTGTATAAAGGCTAAAAAGAAGGCTTTAAAATTTTTGCTTTTTTTTTTAACTAAAAAAAATTAATCCAACTCTTCAAAACTAAAAAATTTGGCACAAGAATTGTCTTGCACTCAAATGAAAAATAATCTTACAAAGCGCGCAACAATTTTAAAATTTGTATTTTTATTATTCCACTTTATAACCTTTTAAATTTTATAACCTAAAAAGACAATTTATTATGAAAAAACAGATTTTAAGTTTGGCTGTTGTTGCAATGTTAGCATTCGCTGTTCAATCATGCGATAAAAAAGAAACTAAACCAGAAGAAGAAAACTTAACCTTAGGAAACAAAGTTGATTCTTTAACAACAGATATTGAAGAAGTAAAAGACAGCGCAGTAAGTAAGGCAGAAAGTGCTGCAACTAAAGCAAAAGATGCTACAGAAAATGCTGTTCAGGATGTAAAAGACGGAACTAAAAAAGCGGCTGAAGATGTAAAAGCGGCTACTAAAAAAGGGGCCGAAAAAGTTGAAAATGCAGCTAAAGCGGCTAAAGACGGAACTGTGAAAACAGCTAAAGATGTAAATGAAGCTTTGAAAAAATAATTTTCAAGTTAAACTAAAACCAGAAACCATTCGCTTAAACGAATGGTTTTTTTATACAAAATAGTCAGCAGATATTTTTTGTATTTTTGCATTCAATTACAACAATTACAAGATGCATTTTATATCACAAGAATTAGAAGATTATATCGAACAGCATTCTGAAAATGAACCGGAATTACTGGCGAAACTAAATAAAGAAACTTACCAGAAAATACTTTTACCGCGAATGCTCAGCGGACATTTTCAAGGTCGCGTTTTAAGCATGTTGTCAAAATTAATTCGTCCGGTAAATATCCTTGAAATCGGAACTTATACCGGTTATGCTGCTCTTTGTTTATGCGAGGGAATGCAGGAAAACGGCCAATTACATACAATTGACATTAAAGAAGAATTAGTAGATTTTCAAAGAAAATACTTTGATGCGTCGCCTTGGGGAAACCAAATTTTTCAGCATTTAGGTGAAGCTATTGATATTATCCCAACTATTGATGTGAAATTTGATTTGGTATTTATTGATGCAGATAAGGAAAATTACCTCAATTACTGGGAAATGATTGTTCCGAAAATGAATAAAGGCGGCATTATTTTATCTGATAATGTTTTGTGGAGCGGAAAAATCCTGGAACCAGTTCATCCAAATGACACAAGTACAAAAGTACTTTTAGAATACAATCAGCTTTTAAAAGATGATCCGCGCGTTGAAACCGTTTTACTGCCTATTCGTGATGGATTGACGGTGAGCAGAGTTTTATAAAATAAATCAATTGCCTCCTGCTTTAGCTGGAGAAACCTATTTAAGAAAAATCAAGGGCTTTAGCCAAATTAAACACTAGTAGATAATTTGGCTAAAGCCCTTTCTTCAATTTTATTTTACCTCCAGCTAAAGCTGGAGGCAATTAAACAAGCATTTAATCATGAATTACAGCACCGAAATAAATTCTGAAGGTTTTGCGATTATAAACAATGTTTATTCTGAAAATGAAATCGAAAAACTAATTTCATTAATTGAAGATGTAACCGAAAACGATTCTGCTAATGCAACTTTTAGAAAATCTCAGGATTTATTTGCTATTAGACAATTTCACAGAGAAGTACCGGAAACTTTAGACTTTATTTTTAATGAAAATTTAAATAAAATAATTGAGTCTAATTTTGGAAAAGGCTATTTCATAACCAAATCAATCTATTTTGATAAACCTGAAAAGTCAAATTGGTTTGTGGCTTATCATCAGGATTTAACTATTTCTGTGGATAAGAAGATTGAAGTTGAAAATTTCGAAAACTGGACTGTAAAACAAAATCAATATGCCGTTCAGCCTCCAACAGAAATCTTAGAAAACAATTTCACAA
The genomic region above belongs to Flavobacterium sp. and contains:
- a CDS encoding phytanoyl-CoA dioxygenase family protein, whose product is MNYSTEINSEGFAIINNVYSENEIEKLISLIEDVTENDSANATFRKSQDLFAIRQFHREVPETLDFIFNENLNKIIESNFGKGYFITKSIYFDKPEKSNWFVAYHQDLTISVDKKIEVENFENWTVKQNQYAVQPPTEILENNFTIRIHIDKTTGENGALKVINNSHSKGILRIEHMDFKNEKETICEVEKGGVMIMRPLLFHASNKTTNNERRRVIHIEFSRQQLPAGLEWSEKAILLHN
- a CDS encoding YceI family protein, with translation MKTIKSILVTVFITIFSFQLNAQRTYTIVDSKSTFEVAGTSTVHDWTMRSTEGTGIANLTVKDSKLTAINSLTISLLAESLKSGKTSMDEVAYEALDTQTHKSIDYTLKSAEKINDSTWILTGTYTVAGVSKEYKTQVKVTTSNTVIILQGSNQITFGDFEMTPPKAALGVVKAGKDLTIIFNISLGQVNQISDL
- a CDS encoding O-methyltransferase, whose protein sequence is MHFISQELEDYIEQHSENEPELLAKLNKETYQKILLPRMLSGHFQGRVLSMLSKLIRPVNILEIGTYTGYAALCLCEGMQENGQLHTIDIKEELVDFQRKYFDASPWGNQIFQHLGEAIDIIPTIDVKFDLVFIDADKENYLNYWEMIVPKMNKGGIILSDNVLWSGKILEPVHPNDTSTKVLLEYNQLLKDDPRVETVLLPIRDGLTVSRVL
- a CDS encoding RNA polymerase sigma factor produces the protein MKIIHLHQEETKIIKLAVENNRQAQQQIYGKYSSKMLSVCRQYIKDIQLAEDVMITAFMKAFTNLKNFEHKGSFEGWIRRIMVNECISYLRVQKKVSFAEDEFFTEESFNEIDSQFTVEQIQFLIDALPDGYKMVFNLYAIEGYKHNEIAKMLGINEGTSKSQLSHARKMLQTQITILKKQDNGTE
- a CDS encoding YceI family protein; protein product: MKTIKIKLFAIVIVFFGITTFATAQKSYALDGKSTFSVAGTSTLHDWEMKSASGTGTANFTIANSKLTDIESLSISLLAESVKSEKKSMDKVAYETLKTDKNKNIKYVLKSAEKVNETTWELTGTYTIAGVSKVYKTTVKTTVTKDGLNMQGSNKITFADFGMKSPTALLGTIKTGQDLTIKFNLNFNL
- a CDS encoding polyprenyl synthetase family protein, which codes for MNITSQIKQPIITEMELFEKKFHESMTSKVALLNRITYYIVNRKGKQMRPMFVFLTAKMVSGGIVNERTYRGASVIELIHTATLVHDDVVDDSNRRRGFFSINALWKNKIAVLVGDYLLSKGLLLSIDNGDFDLLRIISVAVREMSEGELLQIEKARRLDITEDVYYEIIRKKTATLIAACCALGAKAVIEDEIQVENMRKFGELIGMAFQIKDDLFDYSEEAIGKPTGIDIKEQKMTLPLIHVLNTCTPQEKKWLINSIKNHNKDKKRVKEVIAFVKNNNGLAYAENKMVEFQQEALSLLENYPDSEFKSALTLMVNYVIERKK
- the rlmN gene encoding 23S rRNA (adenine(2503)-C(2))-methyltransferase RlmN; this translates as MQIEKKDIRALSKDQLRDFFVANNDKAFRGNQVYEWLWSKGAHSFEDMTNVAKTTRSMLEENFVINHIKVDTMQRSNDGTVKNAVRLHDGLVVESVLIPTETRTTACVSSQVGCSLDCNFCATARLKRMRNLEPGEIYDQILAIDKESRLYHNHPLSNIVFMGMGEPLMNYNNVIKAIEMVTSPEGLGMSPKRIMLSTSGIPKMIKKMADDEVKFKLAVSLHSAIDETRAKIMPFSKNFPLKDLREALEYWYRKTKSKVSYEYVVWKGINDDKASVDALVKFCKYVPCKVNLIEYNPIDDGEFQQASEESIMAYIKALENIGVVVKVRRSRGKDIDAACGQLANKEAEV